Proteins encoded together in one Venturia canescens isolate UGA chromosome 10, ASM1945775v1, whole genome shotgun sequence window:
- the LOC122417449 gene encoding uncharacterized protein has product MQYSITMEKQGRITKRILLSKIAQIFDPLGLLSPVLINAKCMMQQIWQFQTSWDETLPQQFQDNWEEYSSALAKINDVHIPRNINPGNSNRRFDLIGFGDASEKAYGAYLVAPVKTISLPRLELNAALVLAKLCNIAVRAFPNKIESVYLWSDSTIVLSWIASSPNLRKTYVANRVTKIQSLTREAVWRHVPSAQNPADLISRGMTVEDWATNNLWWHGPTWLTTGEWPERPTIDVDTSDMRTPTVLISAKNTTDVLRKFSTYEKLERVVAYCLRWKFNTLGTKRNGSLTVKELEHAEKAIVKMTQQEAFLPEYKALKQNKQIPKGSKLVALSPFLDGEGIIRVGGRLSNANIPETQKYSMVLPDRHHVTTIMMRREHLRLHHCGPEQLLHSMRQNYWALSGCREARKITNNFIQCYRSRPKTLDVRMGDLPSKRVQGSLKPFTNTGVDYVGPVQVRESRRRGRVHIRKAWIAVFTCLATKAMHLELVSELTTEGFLATLRRFVARRGICSTIFSDNGSNFVGASRELKEVYTFLENEKDRVSDDLSRQRIDCQFIPPRAPHFGGLWEAAVKSAKKHLSIVTKGLIFTFEEYYTLLVEIESILNSRPLIPLSSDPNDTSALTPSHFLVGDSLLLPAEHSYLEKWYLQGDNLKVGTLVLLKEDNVAPLRWPRGRVVEVHVGKDNIVKVATVRTSSGLFKRAVKKLCPLPLEEDGSKDNIEPEQ; this is encoded by the exons ATGCAGTACAGTATAACGATGGAGAAACAGGGAAGAATCACAAAACGAATTCTGCTATCTAAAATAGCTCAGATTTTTGACCCGTTAGGCCTTCTCAGTCCCGTTTTGATCAACGCAAAGTGCATGATGCAACAAATTTGGCAATTCCAAACCAGTTGGGATGAAACACTACCGCaacaatttcaggataattggGAAGAGTACAGCAGTGCATTAGCGAAGATAAACGACGTGCACATACCGAGGAACATAAACCCAGGAAACTCCAACCGAAGGTTCGATCTCATCGGATTTGGAGATGCATCTGAAAAAGCGTACGGCGCTTACCT AGTAGCGCCAGTAAAAACTATTTCGCTTCCGAGGCTCGAGCTCAATGCAGCGCTTGTGCTCGCGAAGTTGTGCAATATAGCGGTTCGAGCATTTCCGAACAAAATCGAAAGCGTCTATCTGTGGAGCGATTCAACAATAGTATTGAGTTGGATAGCTTCATCACCAAACCTTCGCAAAACTTATGTCGCCAATCGAGTGACTAAAATTCAAAGCTTAACCAGGGAAGCTGTATGGCGTCACGTTCCGTCAGCGCAAAACCCAGCGGACTTGATATCAAGAGGCATGACGGTCGAGGACTGGGCGACTAATAATCTGTGGTGGCATGGCCCTACTTGGCTTACAACCGGAGAATGGCCTGAACGCCCAACCATCGACGTCGATACATCGGATATGAGGACGCCGACGGTGTTGATTTCAGCAAAAAATACAACGGACGTGTTGAGAAAATTCTCGACTTACGAAAAGCTCGAAAGAGTGGTTGCATATTGTCTTCGGTGGAAGTTCAACACACTTGGAACAAAACGAAATGGTTCCCTAACCGTGAAAGAACTCGAGCATGCGGAAAAGGCGATTGTTAAAATGACTCAACAAGAGGCATTCCTACCTGAATACAAAGCTCTAAAACAGAACAAGCAAATTCCGAAAGGTAGTAAGCTAGTAGCTCTGAGCCCCTTTTTAGATGGAGAAGGAATTATTCGCGTAGGCGGAAGATTGTCAAATGCCAACATTCCCGAAACTCAGAAATATTCTATGGTTTTGCCAGATCGACATCATGTGACAACGATAATGATGAGAAGAGAGCATTTGCGTCTACACCACTGTGGACCGGAACAATTATTGCATTCGATGAGACAGAATTATTGGGCTCTCAGCGGATGCAGAGAAGCTCGGAAAATTACCAACAATTTCATCCAGTGTTATCGCAGTAGACCGAAAACTCTGGACGTCAGGATGGGTGACTTGCCCAGCAAGCGCGTGCAGGGCTCGCTAAAACCATTTACAAATACCGGCGTGGATTATGTAGGGCCAGTGCAGGTGAGAGAGAGTCGTAGACGAGGTAGAGTGCACATACGAAAGGCCTGGATCGCGGTCTTCACTTGCCTCGCTACCAAAGCTATGCATCTCGAATTAGTATCTGAGTTGACAACAGAAGGCTTTTTGGCAACATTGCGCAGATTCGTGGCAAGAAGAGGAATCTGTTCGACGATATTCTCTGACAACGGATCCAACTTCGTCGGAGCGTCGAGAGAATTAAAAGAAGTATACACGTTTTTGGAGAACGAGAAGGACAGAGTATCAGATGATTTATCGCGTCAGCGTATTGACTGCCAATTCATTCCACCAAGAGCTCCACACTTCGGTGGGCTATGGGAGGCGGCTGTCAAGTCAGCAAAAAAGCATTTGAGTATTGTAACAAAAGGTCTTATCTTCACATTTGAAGAATATTATACGCTATTGGTCGAAATCGAATCAATTTTAAATTCCCGACCACTCATACCACTCTCAAGCGATCCTAACGACACATCAGCGTTAACTCCTTCCCACTTCCTAGTAGGGGACTCACTCTTGTTACCGGCCGAACATAGCTATCTCGAA AAATGGTATCTCCAAGGTGACAATCTTAAGGTGGGCACACTTGTTCTTCTGAAAGAGGACAATGTGGCACCGCTTCGATGGCCTCGTGGACGAGTCGTGGAGGTCCATGTAGGAAAGGACAACATCGTCAAAGTGGCTACCGTTCGAACTTCGAGCGGTCTCTTTAAAAGAGCGGTTAAAAAACTTTGCCCCTTGCCGCTTGAAGAGGATGGCAGCAAGGACAACATCGAACCAGaacaatga